The following proteins are co-located in the Desulfatitalea tepidiphila genome:
- a CDS encoding S66 peptidase family protein, which translates to MRKGAMPSAKPDSIKPRRLHPGAVIGVVAPASPFKRRVLMQGLKILQDMGYAIKTPPDLFVGKGYLAGTDEHRARQLQEMFIDDAVDAVMCARGGFGSLRMMPYLDWELLRHHPKPFIGFSDITALHHAFYQKAGMVTFHGPVVCSLPSSDRRTQASLHRALSTHLALSFRGPEIRTIRSGMAEGILLGGNLTTLCHLVGTPFALNLTGAVLFLEDTGEVAYRIDRMLTQMKLAGCFDGIQGVVLGSFSNGAKPAVIHDLVRQLFADPNLPILAGMAFGHGRRNLTLPMGVRVHLDADGRRLDLLECATSD; encoded by the coding sequence ATGAGGAAAGGCGCCATGCCATCAGCGAAACCTGATTCCATAAAGCCACGCAGACTCCATCCTGGCGCTGTCATTGGCGTGGTCGCTCCAGCCAGTCCCTTTAAGCGGCGAGTCTTGATGCAGGGCTTGAAAATTTTGCAGGATATGGGATACGCCATCAAAACCCCCCCGGATCTTTTTGTCGGCAAAGGCTACCTGGCCGGCACGGATGAACACCGCGCCCGCCAATTGCAAGAGATGTTCATCGATGATGCGGTGGATGCAGTCATGTGTGCACGAGGGGGGTTCGGATCATTGAGGATGATGCCGTACCTGGATTGGGAGTTGTTGCGACATCACCCCAAACCATTTATCGGGTTCAGTGATATTACGGCCCTTCATCATGCCTTTTATCAGAAGGCGGGGATGGTGACTTTCCACGGTCCGGTGGTTTGCAGCCTGCCATCCAGTGACCGGCGGACACAGGCGTCACTGCACCGTGCCTTGTCCACTCATCTGGCCCTGTCATTCAGGGGGCCGGAAATCAGGACGATTCGTTCGGGCATGGCCGAAGGGATTCTTTTGGGAGGCAATCTGACCACACTGTGTCACCTGGTTGGTACGCCTTTTGCTTTGAACCTCACAGGCGCTGTGTTGTTCCTCGAAGATACGGGTGAGGTGGCCTACCGAATCGATCGGATGCTGACTCAGATGAAGCTGGCCGGCTGTTTCGATGGCATCCAAGGCGTGGTGCTGGGGTCCTTCAGCAATGGTGCCAAACCCGCTGTTATTCACGATCTGGTGCGCCAATTATTTGCCGATCCGAATCTGCCGATTCTGGCGGGCATGGCCTTCGGTCATGGGCGTCGCAACCTGACCCTGCCGATGGGGGTCCGTGTTCATCTCGACGCAGACGGCCGGCGACTGGACCTTTTGGAGTGTGCCACAAGCGATTGA
- a CDS encoding rod shape-determining protein, whose product MNFFLDSILGFFSSDLAIDLGTANTLVYVKGKGIVLSEPSVVAVRTDSRSRNRVLAVGLEAKNMLGRTPGNIVAIRPMRDGVIADFEVTEAMLRHFIQKVHNRRSLVRPRVIIAVPSGITQVEKRAVRESAESAGAREVFLIEEPMAAAIGANLPITEPTCNMVVDIGGGTTEVAVISLAGIVYSRSLRVAGDKMDEAIIQYIKRKYNLLIGERTAEIIKTSIGNAYPDPDKVETIEVKGRDLVSGIPKILAIDSEEVRMAISEQIDAIVETVKIALEQTPPELAADIVDRGIVLTGGGALLKNLDKLLREESGLPITTADDPLATVALGSGKALDCIEILKQVVIY is encoded by the coding sequence ATGAACTTTTTCTTGGATTCTATATTAGGTTTTTTTTCCAGTGATTTGGCTATTGATTTGGGCACTGCCAACACGTTGGTCTATGTGAAGGGAAAAGGTATTGTTCTGAGCGAACCATCGGTCGTTGCGGTTCGCACGGACAGTCGTTCGAGAAACCGGGTGCTGGCGGTGGGCTTGGAAGCCAAAAACATGCTGGGGCGCACCCCAGGCAACATCGTCGCCATCCGTCCGATGCGCGATGGCGTTATCGCAGATTTCGAGGTGACCGAAGCCATGTTGCGGCACTTCATTCAAAAAGTGCACAACCGTAGATCGCTGGTACGCCCGAGGGTGATTATCGCTGTTCCCTCTGGCATTACCCAGGTGGAAAAGAGGGCTGTCCGTGAATCTGCCGAATCGGCCGGTGCAAGGGAAGTATTTTTGATCGAAGAGCCGATGGCGGCTGCCATCGGTGCGAATCTTCCGATTACCGAGCCTACCTGCAACATGGTCGTGGATATTGGTGGCGGAACCACGGAGGTGGCTGTGATCTCCCTGGCCGGGATCGTGTACAGCCGGTCACTGCGCGTTGCCGGCGACAAGATGGACGAAGCCATCATTCAATACATTAAACGGAAATATAACCTGCTGATCGGCGAGCGAACCGCGGAAATCATCAAGACCTCCATCGGCAACGCCTATCCAGACCCGGACAAAGTCGAAACCATCGAGGTCAAAGGCCGTGACTTGGTTTCCGGTATTCCCAAAATATTGGCGATCGACTCTGAGGAGGTCAGAATGGCCATCTCCGAACAGATCGATGCCATTGTGGAAACCGTCAAGATTGCGCTTGAACAGACACCGCCTGAATTGGCCGCAGACATCGTTGACCGCGGCATCGTGCTGACCGGTGGCGGTGCATTGCTTAAAAACCTCGACAAGTTGTTGCGCGAAGAGAGCGGATTGCCGATTACGACCGCTGACGACCCTTTGGCCACCGTTGCCTTAGGCTCCGGCAAGGCTTTGGATTGCATTGAAATTCTTAAGCAAGTGGTGATTTACTGA
- the mrdA gene encoding penicillin-binding protein 2: MRNYLESVDTDWFNQRLVGVLVAVVLAFTVLSIRLLYLQLFEGRELRRLSEINSIRLQDIDAPRGMICDRNGTTVVDNRPAFNVYIILKDAKPIDETVARLGQLLNESPETLMATIQENRKRGGYTPVLLREDIGRDTMAAIEVHKFELPGVQVRVSPRRHYIYDTHAAHLLGYMGEISQEELQGSPFDDCKGGDFIGKFGIEKAYEAHLRGKRGGRQVEVNATGQVVRVLKTVPAQPGQNIFLTIDEELQKRAEALLQDRVGAAVAVEPDTGRILAMASSPAFDPNLFVTGMTRDQWNELVSNPFRPLENKATQAEYPPASTYKIVTALAGLEEKVIDAKTTFYCPGFYKYGNRAYRCWKKSGHGEVDLVKALAESCDVYFYQVGEALGVDRMAKYARAFGLGAATGISLDREGKGLIPTSDWKKKRFGVPWQGGENLSIAIGQGFNLVTPLQMASLAAAVGNGGTRYSPYVIEKIQTADGVVTFQNSPREDGKIKLHAENLALVRQALWQVVNDPKGTAWQSRIQGLHFSGKTGTAQVVSMPKASDGSSGEIDALPKDHAWFVAYAPSENPKIAISVIIEHGEHGSSAAAPVASALIQAYLGDNQP, translated from the coding sequence ATGCGTAACTATCTTGAAAGCGTCGACACTGATTGGTTCAACCAGCGCCTGGTCGGTGTCCTCGTGGCCGTGGTGTTGGCATTTACCGTATTATCCATTCGGCTTCTTTACCTCCAATTGTTTGAGGGCAGAGAACTACGGCGATTATCGGAAATCAACAGCATCCGTCTTCAAGATATCGATGCGCCGCGCGGCATGATTTGCGATCGAAACGGAACAACGGTCGTGGACAATCGGCCCGCTTTCAATGTCTATATCATCCTCAAGGATGCCAAGCCCATCGATGAGACGGTGGCCCGCTTGGGGCAGTTGTTGAATGAATCTCCGGAAACCCTGATGGCCACTATCCAGGAAAACCGCAAGCGAGGTGGTTACACACCTGTTCTGCTGCGAGAAGATATCGGTCGCGATACCATGGCCGCCATCGAGGTCCATAAATTCGAGTTGCCCGGAGTCCAGGTGCGTGTGTCGCCTCGGCGGCATTATATCTATGACACGCATGCGGCCCATCTGCTCGGTTACATGGGTGAAATCAGCCAGGAAGAATTGCAGGGGTCACCGTTCGACGATTGCAAGGGAGGAGATTTTATAGGAAAATTTGGAATTGAGAAAGCATACGAGGCCCATTTGAGAGGTAAGCGAGGCGGCCGCCAAGTGGAGGTCAACGCCACCGGTCAAGTGGTGCGTGTGCTTAAAACCGTACCGGCTCAACCGGGTCAGAATATTTTCCTGACCATTGACGAAGAGCTGCAAAAGAGGGCCGAAGCATTGTTGCAAGACCGCGTCGGTGCTGCTGTTGCCGTTGAACCCGATACGGGACGGATTCTGGCCATGGCCAGCAGTCCAGCCTTCGATCCCAATCTATTTGTAACCGGCATGACCCGCGACCAGTGGAATGAATTGGTTTCCAATCCCTTCAGGCCGCTCGAGAACAAAGCCACCCAAGCCGAATATCCACCGGCATCGACCTATAAAATCGTGACCGCCCTTGCCGGTTTGGAAGAAAAGGTGATCGATGCCAAGACGACCTTTTATTGTCCCGGTTTTTACAAGTATGGCAACCGCGCGTATCGATGCTGGAAAAAATCCGGGCATGGTGAGGTCGATTTGGTCAAAGCTCTGGCCGAATCGTGCGACGTCTATTTTTACCAGGTCGGTGAGGCGTTGGGGGTCGACCGTATGGCCAAGTACGCCCGCGCCTTTGGGCTGGGTGCAGCTACCGGGATTTCCCTGGACCGGGAAGGCAAAGGGTTGATACCCACCAGTGATTGGAAGAAAAAACGGTTTGGTGTTCCCTGGCAGGGAGGTGAAAACCTTTCCATCGCCATCGGACAGGGATTCAATTTGGTAACCCCCTTGCAGATGGCCTCCTTAGCGGCCGCCGTGGGAAACGGGGGCACCCGGTATTCGCCGTATGTGATTGAAAAGATCCAAACTGCGGACGGGGTGGTGACCTTTCAGAACAGTCCCAGGGAGGATGGAAAAATCAAATTGCATGCGGAAAACCTTGCACTCGTGCGCCAGGCGTTATGGCAGGTGGTCAATGATCCCAAGGGGACCGCTTGGCAATCGCGGATTCAAGGGTTGCATTTCTCGGGAAAGACCGGGACGGCACAGGTGGTCTCCATGCCCAAGGCAAGCGACGGATCATCCGGGGAAATCGATGCACTCCCAAAGGATCACGCCTGGTTTGTCGCATATGCCCCTTCTGAGAATCCGAAGATCGCCATATCAGTGATCATCGAACACGGCGAACATGGCTCTTCGGCGGCGGCGCCTGTCGCCAGTGCATTGATTCAGGCCTACTTGGGAGATAATCAACCATGA
- the mreC gene encoding rod shape-determining protein MreC: protein MAIIIGFIVLVTLSFTMLSLSSRQPYPEHGTGRFAIALVAPFQKIISHSSRFLRDIWEHYFFLVSVAEENERLHKEAQTAFALAHRNEELMQANDRLRQLLNLDEELQLPTVAAQVVGKDPSPWFQTILVDKGREDGVEIGFPVINPQGVVGLIVDSTAHYAKVMLITDPNSAVDAVVQKSRARGIIKGGTSGYCVFNYVLRKYDVEVGDSIISSGMDGVFPKGTPIGRVAEVLKEEAGIFQDVTVTPFVDFERLEEVLIVPTKTLVDPL, encoded by the coding sequence ATGGCGATCATAATCGGTTTCATCGTATTGGTCACACTCAGCTTTACGATGTTGTCGCTGAGCAGTCGACAGCCTTACCCCGAACACGGCACCGGGCGGTTCGCCATCGCCCTGGTCGCCCCTTTTCAAAAGATCATCAGCCATTCGTCGAGATTCTTGCGTGACATATGGGAGCACTACTTCTTTCTTGTCTCCGTTGCTGAGGAAAACGAACGATTGCACAAAGAGGCGCAAACGGCATTTGCCCTTGCCCATCGCAACGAAGAGTTGATGCAGGCCAACGATCGACTGAGGCAACTGCTCAACCTGGACGAGGAGCTGCAACTACCGACGGTCGCCGCTCAGGTGGTCGGCAAGGATCCCTCTCCATGGTTTCAAACCATCCTGGTGGACAAAGGGCGTGAGGACGGCGTGGAGATTGGTTTCCCTGTGATCAACCCCCAGGGGGTGGTAGGCCTGATCGTGGATTCGACTGCTCATTACGCCAAAGTGATGCTGATCACCGATCCGAATAGTGCCGTTGACGCGGTGGTGCAAAAGAGCAGGGCCAGAGGCATTATCAAGGGAGGTACCTCCGGGTATTGCGTATTTAACTATGTCTTGCGAAAATACGACGTTGAGGTTGGAGATAGCATCATTTCTTCCGGCATGGATGGCGTCTTCCCCAAAGGAACGCCTATCGGACGGGTTGCCGAGGTCCTGAAGGAAGAGGCGGGTATTTTTCAGGATGTGACCGTGACGCCGTTTGTGGACTTCGAGCGCCTCGAAGAGGTTTTGATTGTTCCCACCAAAACATTGGTCGATCCGCTATGA
- the rodA gene encoding rod shape-determining protein RodA, whose translation MIDRRLVEYFDWWMLALTAAIVTAGLVALYSAVNAGGGGGQSALFGRQLIWYGLGMMVMITAFIINYKSYERWGHLFYLLCIGLLIAVLLIGKYVGGSKRWLAMGPMSIQPSEIVKLAVIIMLAKYYARVVRPDGLQLRELVTPVIIIAIPFVLIVRQPDLGTAMVVALIAASMTLYVKIKRGTLIGLIASGTLAVPLVWMFLKGYQKQRILTFLNPDRDPLGAGYHVIQSKIAIGAGMISGKGFLKGSQNSLDFLPEQHTDFIFSVLAEEWGLIGAGFVLLVFLLLITWGLQTAQRNRDPFGTILAVGVTTMIAWQVFINIGMVMGLLPVVGVTLPFFSYGGSSVITMMAGVGLLLNVSMRRFMFEK comes from the coding sequence ATGATAGATCGACGCCTGGTGGAGTATTTCGATTGGTGGATGCTGGCGCTTACCGCTGCGATAGTGACCGCCGGCCTGGTCGCCCTTTACAGTGCGGTCAATGCCGGCGGTGGGGGCGGGCAATCGGCTTTGTTTGGGCGTCAGTTGATATGGTATGGACTGGGCATGATGGTCATGATTACGGCCTTCATTATCAATTATAAAAGCTATGAACGGTGGGGCCATCTTTTCTATTTACTGTGCATCGGACTTTTAATCGCGGTTTTGCTGATCGGTAAATATGTGGGAGGCTCCAAGCGCTGGCTCGCTATGGGCCCCATGTCCATCCAGCCGTCCGAGATCGTGAAACTGGCTGTTATCATCATGCTGGCCAAGTATTATGCCCGTGTGGTGCGGCCAGACGGTTTGCAATTGAGGGAATTGGTCACGCCCGTCATCATCATAGCGATTCCGTTTGTTCTGATCGTTCGCCAACCCGACTTGGGAACGGCGATGGTCGTCGCGCTCATAGCAGCTTCCATGACCTTGTATGTCAAAATCAAGCGCGGCACCCTAATTGGGTTGATTGCCAGCGGCACCCTCGCGGTGCCATTGGTCTGGATGTTTCTTAAGGGGTATCAGAAACAACGTATCCTTACCTTCTTGAATCCAGATCGGGATCCTTTGGGGGCCGGCTACCATGTGATCCAATCTAAAATCGCCATTGGTGCCGGAATGATATCGGGCAAGGGATTTCTAAAAGGCTCGCAAAACAGCCTCGATTTTTTACCTGAACAACACACGGATTTCATCTTTTCGGTTTTGGCCGAGGAATGGGGCTTGATAGGGGCCGGTTTCGTTCTTCTCGTTTTCTTGTTGTTGATCACGTGGGGATTACAAACTGCGCAACGCAATCGTGACCCATTCGGTACCATCCTGGCGGTGGGTGTCACCACGATGATCGCCTGGCAGGTATTCATAAACATTGGTATGGTCATGGGATTGTTGCCGGTTGTCGGTGTCACATTGCCATTTTTCAGTTACGGAGGATCATCGGTCATCACCATGATGGCCGGCGTGGGTTTATTGCTCAATGTCAGTATGCGCCGGTTTATGTTTGAGAAATAA
- a CDS encoding serine hydrolase domain-containing protein, whose amino-acid sequence MTKPFHAVDRLMQRAVFQGVFPGGVILVAVHGKVVLRHAYGSADWFRRRTMACETVFDLASLTKPLATTLAVMHLVQRGLLVLDQPCCFYWPDFFKGDKAAITVRHLLGHSSGLPAWRPYYLRLKDMRGQERRKSAVEEWMAREPLLSPPGQRACYSDIGFLVLQGLIERVVQTTLDRYLEASIWKSLSVQGLFFNPANQPLVEADYAATELCPWRGRLLVGRVHDDNAYAIGGVCGHAGLFGSADAVWNLLQKLLFIETGVIDNGPFEPSLLKKFFHRQNGTDWGLGFDTPAEVGSSAGRCFSPESVGHLGFTGTSFWMDRRRGIIVVLLTNRVHPSRHNERIKAFRPLLHDAVMEHIGGV is encoded by the coding sequence ATGACAAAGCCGTTTCATGCGGTCGATCGCTTGATGCAAAGGGCGGTGTTCCAAGGGGTCTTTCCGGGGGGCGTTATCCTGGTGGCCGTCCACGGAAAAGTGGTTTTAAGGCACGCATACGGCTCAGCCGACTGGTTCAGACGGCGGACGATGGCTTGTGAAACGGTTTTTGACCTGGCATCTTTGACCAAACCCCTGGCGACAACCCTTGCCGTTATGCATTTGGTTCAACGTGGTCTCCTGGTTCTGGATCAGCCCTGTTGCTTCTATTGGCCGGATTTTTTCAAGGGAGACAAGGCGGCGATTACGGTGCGACATTTACTTGGTCACAGTTCCGGGCTGCCTGCCTGGCGGCCCTATTATCTGCGCCTGAAGGATATGCGAGGCCAGGAGCGGCGAAAATCGGCCGTTGAAGAATGGATGGCTCGGGAACCATTGTTGTCGCCACCAGGACAGCGGGCATGCTACAGTGACATCGGGTTCCTGGTATTGCAAGGCCTGATAGAAAGAGTGGTGCAAACGACTTTGGATCGCTATCTGGAAGCGTCGATCTGGAAGTCCTTATCGGTTCAGGGGCTTTTTTTTAACCCCGCGAACCAGCCGCTCGTAGAAGCGGATTACGCTGCCACTGAGTTGTGCCCCTGGCGGGGGAGATTGCTTGTTGGCCGTGTTCATGACGACAACGCGTATGCCATCGGTGGTGTGTGTGGACATGCCGGTCTTTTTGGCAGCGCCGATGCGGTCTGGAACCTTCTGCAGAAACTATTGTTCATCGAAACCGGAGTGATCGATAATGGCCCGTTTGAGCCATCTCTGCTAAAAAAGTTCTTCCATAGGCAAAATGGGACGGATTGGGGCCTTGGATTCGACACGCCGGCGGAGGTGGGGTCGAGCGCAGGTCGTTGCTTCAGTCCGGAAAGCGTGGGACATTTAGGATTCACCGGCACCTCTTTTTGGATGGATCGGCGCAGAGGCATCATTGTCGTCTTATTGACCAACCGGGTGCATCCGAGCCGCCATAATGAGCGTATCAAGGCTTTTCGGCCCTTGCTGCACGATGCGGTGATGGAGCATATTGGTGGTGTGTAG